The proteins below are encoded in one region of Mycobacterium shinjukuense:
- the mbtG gene encoding NADPH-dependent L-lysine N(6)-monooxygenase MbtG: MSGTLAIVGAGAKAVAVAAKAAMLREMGVEVADVVAVERSGVAANWRADGGWTDGRQRLGTSPEKDVGFPYRSTLLPGRNDELDERMMRFSWQSYLVATDQFVGWIDRGRPAPTHDTWAGYLRWVADEVGLKVVRGEVVQLSVAGSRWVLHTRESRVPADSVMITGPGQPERSMLAGDPRMLSIAQFWQRAACHDRIVAENVAVIGGGETAASMLNELFHHRVSTITAISPQATLFTRGEGFFENSLFSDPTGWRSLTQAERRDCIARTDRGVFSARVQESLLADERIRHLRGRVVRAVDRDNRIWITVCTDTRGEPRETLHSFDLVIDGSGADPLWFLPLLSPGAVDLLELALGGPLTCEGLEDSIGHDLAVVGVTPKLVLPNLSGINEGPGFPNLSCLGLLADRVLGAEVRATDPPRGRSDEYQSV; encoded by the coding sequence ATGAGCGGCACGCTCGCGATCGTCGGCGCGGGCGCCAAGGCGGTTGCGGTGGCCGCGAAAGCGGCGATGCTGCGCGAGATGGGGGTCGAGGTGGCCGACGTGGTTGCCGTCGAACGCTCCGGTGTGGCGGCCAACTGGCGGGCCGATGGCGGCTGGACCGACGGTCGGCAGCGGTTGGGCACCAGCCCCGAGAAGGACGTCGGCTTCCCCTACCGGTCGACGCTGCTGCCCGGCCGCAACGACGAGCTCGACGAGCGGATGATGCGGTTCAGCTGGCAGTCGTACCTGGTTGCCACCGACCAGTTCGTGGGCTGGATCGACCGGGGCAGGCCGGCGCCCACGCACGACACCTGGGCCGGTTATTTGCGGTGGGTTGCCGATGAGGTGGGCTTGAAGGTCGTTCGCGGCGAAGTGGTTCAACTGTCGGTGGCCGGGTCGCGCTGGGTGCTGCACACCCGCGAGTCGCGTGTGCCCGCCGACAGTGTGATGATTACCGGCCCGGGTCAGCCCGAGCGGTCCATGCTTGCGGGTGACCCGCGGATGTTATCCATCGCGCAGTTCTGGCAGCGAGCCGCGTGCCACGACCGGATTGTCGCCGAAAATGTCGCGGTCATCGGTGGCGGCGAGACAGCCGCGTCGATGCTCAACGAGCTGTTTCACCACCGGGTGTCCACGATCACGGCGATCTCACCGCAGGCAACCCTATTCACCCGCGGTGAGGGCTTCTTTGAGAACTCGCTGTTTTCCGATCCCACCGGATGGCGCAGCCTGACCCAGGCCGAACGGCGCGATTGCATCGCCCGCACCGACCGCGGGGTCTTCTCGGCACGGGTTCAAGAATCGCTGCTCGCCGACGAGAGGATCAGGCATCTGCGCGGGCGCGTCGTTCGTGCGGTCGATCGCGACAACCGAATCTGGATCACGGTGTGCACCGACACCCGCGGCGAGCCCCGCGAGACGTTGCATAGCTTCGACCTCGTCATCGACGGATCCGGGGCCGACCCGCTGTGGTTCCTACCGCTGTTGTCTCCGGGCGCCGTTGACCTGCTGGAGCTGGCGCTGGGCGGGCCGTTGACCTGCGAGGGTTTGGAGGATTCGATCGGCCACGACTTGGCCGTCGTCGGGGTGACTCCGAAACTGGTGCTGCCCAATCTGTCCGGCATCAATGAGGGCCCGGGATTTCCGAATCTGAGCTGCCTGGGGCTGTTAGCCGACCGGGTGCTTGGCGCCGAGGTGCGGGCCACCGATCCGCCGCGAGGGAGAAGCGATGAGTACCAATCCGTTTGA
- a CDS encoding MbtH family protein, protein MSTNPFDDEAGTFYVLVNGEEQHSLWPAFADVPAGWRVVFGADSRANCLAYVEENWTDIRPRSLREAMARE, encoded by the coding sequence ATGAGTACCAATCCGTTTGACGATGAGGCCGGTACATTCTACGTGCTGGTCAACGGCGAGGAACAGCACAGCCTGTGGCCGGCGTTCGCCGACGTGCCGGCGGGTTGGCGGGTGGTGTTCGGCGCCGATAGCCGGGCGAATTGCCTTGCCTACGTGGAGGAGAACTGGACCGATATCCGCCCCAGGAGCTTGCGCGAGGCGATGGCCCGCGAGTAG
- the nbtC gene encoding nocobactin polyketide synthase NbtC gives MLPDEAAALLCYAADHPDVTPQAIADMLFRTRIARRHRILAMVGDREQLVGALQAVVDGREHPCLVRANTPATARRLGYVFPGQGVQRPGMGRLFYQSVPAFRAEADRCAEAFQALLGSSPLDYLLDEQLPARDRAGTVQPALFTQMAGLAAMWRSFGVAPAVTIGHSQGEIAAAYVSGMITLADAVRVVGIRARVADEFACGDYAMAVVAADRDTCEELIARCPGWAQLSVVNSPSMVGISGDRDTIEAIVGTLTQRGTFARVIPVHYPAHTSVMHGLGEKLRASTRRDLQHPTFLDTGVDCLGATLGGPITSDLPVDQYWFWNLRNTVRFDKAVAAAVRRGLDTFVELADHPTLQLAIQDNLASLAALHGDTGDRNAMVVGTSNRTATDLDEFTRNLALLAVHHVDYPWECLRTACDGPIRLPLLDFPNTRMNETRLWLPYDQPYDQGVGQHTAATSAVESVASPRVSPRLLAETWVRLAHRSLVPPRAIGIVDDGGACARLATALCAAAAGVGATARVIDGLDRATAADVDTCVILVPPSPKLDDRAAAGEVATFFSHRGWWPGVSDTVCDCWLVTVGGETVVADDGPPDPVHAAASAGFRCIGAEHPGVRFCHLDLPAGATSSDATVPILTALHTRDESELALRGGGLYAKRIVDGAAVAGPQITSPDHVLIVGGTGSVGLEFCDHFARRGARRITLVSRSGETDAVADRLRRIRSAAAAQIQVTRCDVGDPVAVSALAQQHREAPADVIIHAAVRYSGNELADLTTERIEQALRAKVVGICRVLESFPRTADCRLVLCSSIAATVGGRGLIAYAAANRMLDAMAHRLRAEGLDCVSVQWGQWSVTFDPDAAGTSRLSVTGLLPMSSNDALALGMRRMGGNAIVAAFELSRARSALETCGRGSLLSQLADSDIGETTAPAGDPGLPERLLKLVAGTIGVDRAETIDTEAPLVAIGLDSLQALELRRRVKTELDHDLDVSTLLGGASVADVLAQLAE, from the coding sequence CTGCTGCCCGACGAAGCCGCCGCCCTGCTGTGCTATGCCGCGGATCATCCCGACGTGACCCCGCAGGCCATCGCCGACATGCTGTTTCGCACCCGGATCGCCCGCCGGCACCGGATCCTGGCCATGGTGGGCGACCGCGAGCAGTTGGTCGGCGCCCTGCAAGCGGTTGTCGACGGGCGTGAACATCCGTGCCTGGTGCGGGCGAACACGCCGGCCACCGCGCGTCGGCTCGGCTACGTCTTTCCCGGGCAGGGGGTGCAGCGCCCGGGCATGGGACGGCTCTTCTACCAGTCGGTCCCCGCGTTCCGGGCCGAGGCGGATCGCTGCGCCGAGGCCTTCCAGGCGCTGTTGGGCTCATCACCGCTGGATTACCTTCTCGACGAACAGCTTCCGGCGCGAGACCGCGCGGGCACCGTCCAGCCCGCGTTGTTCACCCAGATGGCCGGGCTGGCCGCGATGTGGCGCTCGTTCGGCGTTGCGCCGGCGGTCACCATCGGCCACAGCCAGGGTGAAATCGCAGCGGCCTACGTATCCGGCATGATCACGTTGGCGGACGCCGTCCGCGTCGTCGGAATCCGCGCCCGCGTCGCCGACGAATTCGCTTGCGGTGACTACGCAATGGCAGTGGTGGCCGCCGACCGCGACACCTGCGAGGAGCTGATCGCGCGCTGCCCGGGGTGGGCGCAGCTGTCGGTGGTCAATTCGCCGAGCATGGTGGGCATCTCCGGTGATCGAGACACGATCGAGGCAATCGTGGGCACGCTGACCCAGCGCGGCACGTTCGCGAGGGTCATTCCTGTGCACTATCCCGCGCACACCAGCGTGATGCATGGGCTCGGCGAGAAGCTGCGCGCCAGCACGCGGCGCGACCTGCAGCATCCGACGTTCCTCGACACCGGTGTCGACTGTCTGGGCGCCACCCTCGGCGGTCCCATCACGTCGGACCTCCCGGTTGACCAGTATTGGTTCTGGAACCTGCGCAACACCGTTCGATTCGATAAGGCGGTCGCGGCCGCGGTGCGGCGCGGCCTCGACACGTTCGTCGAACTGGCCGACCATCCGACGCTGCAGCTGGCGATTCAGGACAATCTCGCCAGTCTTGCTGCCCTGCACGGGGACACCGGCGATCGCAACGCCATGGTGGTCGGCACATCGAACCGCACGGCCACCGATCTCGACGAATTCACCCGCAACCTGGCGCTGCTGGCCGTGCATCACGTGGATTACCCCTGGGAGTGCTTGCGCACCGCGTGCGATGGGCCCATCCGGTTGCCGTTGCTCGATTTCCCCAATACCCGGATGAACGAGACCCGGCTGTGGCTGCCCTATGACCAGCCCTATGACCAGGGTGTGGGCCAGCACACCGCCGCGACGTCCGCCGTCGAATCGGTGGCGTCCCCCCGGGTGTCCCCTCGCCTGCTCGCCGAAACGTGGGTTCGGCTGGCACATCGGTCACTGGTGCCACCGCGCGCCATCGGCATCGTCGACGACGGGGGAGCCTGCGCGCGGCTGGCCACCGCCCTCTGCGCGGCGGCCGCCGGCGTGGGCGCCACGGCCCGCGTGATCGACGGACTCGACCGCGCAACCGCGGCCGACGTGGACACCTGTGTGATCCTCGTTCCGCCGTCACCGAAACTGGACGACCGCGCCGCCGCGGGTGAAGTCGCGACGTTCTTCTCGCACCGCGGCTGGTGGCCGGGGGTGAGCGACACGGTTTGCGACTGCTGGCTGGTGACGGTGGGCGGGGAGACGGTGGTCGCTGACGACGGGCCGCCGGATCCGGTGCACGCGGCGGCGAGCGCGGGCTTTCGCTGCATCGGCGCCGAACACCCGGGGGTGCGGTTTTGCCATCTCGACCTGCCCGCCGGCGCCACCTCGTCGGACGCGACGGTCCCGATCCTGACCGCGCTGCACACCCGGGACGAATCCGAGCTCGCACTGCGCGGCGGGGGCCTGTACGCCAAACGCATCGTCGACGGCGCCGCGGTCGCCGGACCCCAGATCACATCCCCCGACCATGTGCTCATCGTCGGCGGGACGGGAAGCGTCGGACTTGAGTTCTGCGATCACTTCGCGCGTCGCGGCGCGCGGCGCATCACCCTGGTCAGCCGGTCGGGCGAGACCGACGCCGTGGCCGATCGACTACGTCGCATCCGATCGGCCGCCGCCGCGCAGATCCAGGTCACCCGCTGCGACGTGGGTGACCCCGTGGCGGTGTCGGCACTGGCGCAACAACATCGGGAAGCACCCGCGGACGTGATCATCCATGCCGCCGTGCGGTATTCGGGCAACGAGCTGGCCGACCTCACCACCGAGCGGATCGAGCAGGCGTTGCGGGCCAAGGTGGTCGGTATCTGCCGGGTGCTGGAATCGTTTCCGCGAACGGCTGACTGTCGCCTGGTCCTGTGTTCCTCGATCGCGGCGACCGTCGGCGGCCGAGGGCTGATTGCCTACGCCGCGGCCAATCGGATGCTCGACGCCATGGCCCACCGGCTCCGGGCCGAAGGGCTGGACTGCGTATCGGTGCAGTGGGGGCAATGGTCGGTCACCTTCGATCCCGACGCCGCCGGTACGTCGCGGCTGTCCGTGACGGGATTGCTGCCCATGTCTTCCAATGATGCGCTCGCGCTGGGCATGCGCCGGATGGGTGGAAACGCCATTGTCGCCGCGTTCGAATTGAGTCGCGCTCGGTCGGCGCTGGAAACGTGCGGGCGCGGCTCGTTGCTGTCGCAGCTGGCCGACAGCGACATCGGCGAAACCACAGCCCCCGCGGGCGATCCCGGCCTGCCGGAACGATTGCTGAAGCTGGTGGCCGGGACCATTGGCGTCGATCGCGCCGAAACGATCGACACCGAAGCCCCGTTGGTCGCGATCGGCCTGGATTCGTTGCAGGCCTTGGAGTTACGCCGTCGCGTCAAGACCGAACTTGATCACGATCTGGACGTTTCTACGCTGCTGGGCGGGGCATCTGTTGCGGACGTGCTCGCGCAGCTAGCCGAATAA
- a CDS encoding beta-ketoacyl [acyl carrier protein] synthase domain-containing protein encodes MDGGTPAPSTDPIVIAGLAVEAPGGIDSPGALWSALAESRELIGPFPRDRGWPLDDLLSLSRLEGWGQVCDAGGFMDSATTFDPPFFGITHREAIAMHPQQRVAMRVAWKALENSGINPASVEGEFGGCFVGMSMTEYGSRTAVADAYTGHRTVGMGQLGGAARISHCLGLTGPSISLDSACGSSLTAVQLAANAVLTDECEWALAGAVCVLGAPTAFYEFAKLNALSKDGHCRAYSDDASGTVWGEGAGMVLVERQSRARQLGHRIYGHILAVRTNHNGKGKPILIPRVPAQEQLIRKTIDAAGIDPADVGMIEGHGTATLAGDPVELLALFQTYGAAGSQALLGSIKSNAGHAQAAAGILGLIKLLLAGQHGVIPPTLFADNPTQRLPWDSTGLRLATTLQEWRPKDGFRYGAASSFGAGGANAHAIIAMPARA; translated from the coding sequence ATCGACGGGGGCACACCGGCGCCGTCAACCGACCCGATCGTCATCGCCGGGCTGGCCGTGGAGGCGCCCGGCGGAATCGACAGTCCCGGTGCCTTGTGGTCAGCGCTTGCCGAGTCCCGGGAGTTGATCGGGCCGTTTCCGCGCGATCGTGGCTGGCCCCTCGACGATCTGCTGTCGCTGTCCCGACTCGAGGGCTGGGGGCAGGTGTGCGACGCCGGCGGATTCATGGACAGTGCAACAACATTCGACCCGCCCTTCTTCGGCATCACCCATCGCGAGGCCATTGCGATGCACCCGCAGCAGCGGGTGGCGATGCGGGTGGCGTGGAAGGCGTTGGAGAATTCCGGGATCAATCCCGCCTCGGTCGAGGGCGAGTTCGGCGGCTGCTTCGTCGGGATGTCGATGACCGAATACGGTTCGCGCACGGCGGTGGCCGATGCCTACACCGGTCACCGGACTGTCGGTATGGGACAGCTAGGGGGTGCCGCCCGGATCTCGCATTGCCTGGGACTGACCGGGCCCTCCATCAGTCTCGATTCGGCCTGTGGATCGTCGTTGACCGCGGTGCAGCTGGCCGCCAACGCGGTGTTGACCGACGAGTGCGAGTGGGCGCTTGCCGGCGCGGTCTGCGTGCTGGGGGCGCCGACGGCGTTCTACGAGTTCGCCAAGCTCAACGCCCTGTCCAAGGACGGGCATTGCCGGGCATACTCCGACGATGCCTCGGGAACCGTCTGGGGCGAGGGCGCGGGAATGGTTCTCGTGGAACGCCAATCACGGGCCCGGCAACTGGGACACCGAATCTACGGACACATTCTGGCCGTCCGTACCAATCACAACGGCAAGGGCAAGCCGATCCTGATCCCCCGGGTGCCCGCGCAGGAACAGCTGATTCGTAAGACGATCGACGCCGCCGGAATCGATCCGGCCGACGTCGGCATGATCGAAGGTCACGGCACCGCAACCCTGGCCGGCGACCCCGTCGAATTGCTGGCCCTTTTCCAGACCTACGGCGCGGCGGGCAGCCAGGCGCTGTTGGGCTCGATCAAATCCAACGCCGGGCATGCGCAAGCGGCGGCCGGCATCCTCGGATTGATCAAACTGCTGCTCGCGGGCCAGCACGGCGTCATTCCGCCCACCCTGTTCGCGGACAATCCGACCCAGCGGCTGCCCTGGGACTCCACAGGCCTGCGCCTGGCCACCACGCTGCAGGAATGGCGGCCAAAAGACGGCTTCCGCTACGGGGCCGCATCGTCGTTCGGCGCCGGCGGCGCCAATGCGCACGCGATCATCGCCATGCCCGCGAGAGCGTGA
- a CDS encoding thioesterase II family protein: protein MPRKLGWIRQFHTPDSPESLPLLIFPHAGAGASAYREFSKACSTRFDVIVFQYPGRQDRAAEALLGSLPEIAAGAFAEFCASDRNRGVPIVTFGHSMGALVAFEFVRIAEASGIDVRQLNVSAAVAPCNAAAMPAHPRTDEELLAHLTALEGTDPGVFANNDVMRLALPVVRADFAAFDSYRCADHVQVTAPIHAMGGDQDPYVRLGDLHAWGKHTGSVAVTMFAGGHFYLHEHIEAIADLVASGAYCEQRA, encoded by the coding sequence ATGCCACGCAAACTTGGGTGGATCAGGCAATTCCACACACCGGATTCACCCGAGAGCCTTCCGCTGCTGATCTTTCCGCACGCCGGCGCCGGCGCCTCGGCCTACCGCGAATTCTCGAAGGCATGCAGCACGAGGTTCGACGTCATCGTCTTCCAATACCCCGGACGCCAGGACCGCGCCGCCGAAGCATTGTTGGGCTCGCTGCCCGAGATCGCCGCGGGAGCGTTCGCCGAATTCTGCGCGTCGGATCGCAATCGCGGCGTCCCGATCGTCACCTTCGGTCACAGCATGGGGGCGCTCGTCGCCTTCGAGTTCGTCCGGATCGCGGAGGCTTCGGGGATCGACGTCAGGCAGCTCAACGTGTCCGCCGCGGTTGCCCCCTGCAACGCCGCGGCCATGCCGGCGCATCCCCGGACCGACGAGGAGCTGCTCGCGCACCTGACGGCCCTCGAGGGAACCGACCCGGGTGTCTTCGCCAACAACGACGTCATGAGGCTGGCGCTACCCGTGGTGCGCGCCGACTTTGCCGCCTTCGACTCCTACCGCTGCGCCGACCACGTCCAGGTCACCGCCCCGATTCACGCGATGGGCGGTGATCAGGACCCGTATGTCAGGCTGGGGGATCTCCACGCTTGGGGTAAACACACCGGCAGCGTCGCGGTCACGATGTTCGCCGGCGGGCATTTTTACCTGCACGAGCACATCGAGGCGATCGCCGACCTGGTGGCCTCCGGCGCCTACTGTGAGCAGCGCGCGTGA
- a CDS encoding methionyl-tRNA formyltransferase — translation MRVVSFGFQTWGRKTLQALIDLDHDVVLAVTHPASQQPYKAIFSDSVEDLARAHGIPVHLAERVDADTIDLVKRAEPEVIVVNSWYTRMPAELYNLPPHGTLNLHDSLLPKFTGFSPVLWALISGESEVGLTVHRMDDGLDTGDILIQRSLPIGPTDTGTELVMRAMELIPGALADALRALQSGTAVWRPQNKAERTYFHKRSQRDSLIDWSWPAEDLERFVRALSDPYPRAFTYYRGVRIEVLQARVSQARFGGTPGRVVVQEGGGAVVCGPSAYRGGNRGLVITRVRTADTAEHRGDEFFVRGGYLGSQT, via the coding sequence ATGCGCGTCGTGTCGTTCGGCTTCCAGACCTGGGGGCGCAAGACGCTGCAGGCGCTGATCGATCTGGATCACGACGTCGTGCTCGCGGTCACCCACCCGGCCAGCCAGCAGCCGTACAAGGCGATCTTCTCGGACTCGGTCGAGGACCTTGCCCGCGCCCACGGCATCCCGGTGCACCTGGCCGAGCGGGTTGACGCCGACACCATAGACCTGGTCAAACGCGCCGAACCCGAGGTCATCGTCGTCAACAGCTGGTACACCAGGATGCCGGCCGAGCTGTACAACCTGCCGCCGCACGGGACGCTGAACCTGCACGATTCGCTGCTGCCGAAGTTCACCGGGTTTTCCCCCGTGCTGTGGGCGTTGATCAGCGGCGAGTCCGAGGTCGGGTTGACGGTGCACCGGATGGACGACGGCCTGGACACCGGCGACATCCTGATCCAGCGCTCGCTGCCCATCGGTCCCACCGACACCGGCACCGAGCTGGTGATGCGGGCGATGGAGTTGATTCCGGGTGCGCTGGCCGATGCGCTGCGTGCGCTGCAGTCCGGCACCGCGGTGTGGCGGCCGCAGAACAAGGCCGAACGGACCTATTTCCACAAGCGGTCGCAGCGCGACAGTTTGATCGACTGGAGCTGGCCGGCCGAGGATCTCGAACGGTTCGTCCGAGCGTTGTCCGACCCCTATCCGCGCGCGTTCACCTACTACCGGGGCGTGCGGATCGAGGTGCTGCAGGCGCGGGTGTCGCAGGCCCGTTTCGGGGGCACGCCCGGGCGGGTGGTCGTGCAGGAGGGGGGCGGTGCGGTGGTGTGCGGGCCGAGCGCCTATCGGGGCGGCAACCGCGGGCTGGTGATCACCCGCGTTCGCACCGCGGACACAGCCGAGCACCGCGGGGATGAGTTCTTTGTGCGCGGCGGCTACCTGGGTAGCCAGACGTAA